In the Bordetella genomosp. 10 genome, one interval contains:
- a CDS encoding ATP-binding protein translates to MLENLTANAVAYGTCDVPILVHTAITTASFSISVRNEGSPIPEALFAKIFQPMPSGAKTSTRARSVGLGLFIVQHPWRSVEVRNVSER, encoded by the coding sequence TTGCTGGAGAATCTGACGGCAAATGCCGTCGCCTACGGCACCTGTGACGTCCCCATCCTGGTCCACACTGCGATCACTACGGCTTCATTCAGTATCTCCGTGCGAAATGAAGGCAGTCCCATACCCGAGGCACTGTTCGCGAAAATATTCCAGCCGATGCCCTCCGGGGCGAAGACCTCGACAAGGGCGCGCAGCGTGGGCCTGGGTCTTTTCATCGTCCAGCACCCATGGCGTAGCGTCGAAGTGCGTAATGTTTCCGAGCGATGA
- a CDS encoding JAB domain-containing protein produces MQHALAFNYPNPQAEPALFIQDAGGSHAASEPSKADISVMHCIRDALAFVDMRILDHLIVAGSDVVSLAERGLI; encoded by the coding sequence GTGCAGCATGCGCTCGCTTTTAATTATCCCAACCCCCAAGCCGAACCGGCTTTGTTCATTCAAGACGCGGGGGGGAGCCATGCGGCCAGCGAGCCGAGCAAAGCAGACATCAGCGTGATGCACTGCATCCGTGATGCCCTGGCTTTTGTGGATATGCGTATCCTTGACCATTTGATTGTCGCCGGCTCCGACGTGGTGTCATTGGCCGAACGAGGGCTGATATAA
- a CDS encoding LysE family translocator → MIAWKIWVLFLGYSVPMVISPGPGNTLLATAGGRHGVAGALSFWIGFEAANLLLCAVYGLGLGRILHGIPALESLLKCAGIAYLLYLAWGFFRSAATSGPAAEAVAQRLRARDGFLSVLLNPKIHSMILVMFAQFLDPGASLLGQALQLTAGFLAVCVVCHFPWIYGGQLVLRRFQSARATRIQGVLFGLCMLLVAGYVAQA, encoded by the coding sequence ATGATCGCGTGGAAAATCTGGGTACTGTTTCTTGGCTACAGCGTGCCGATGGTCATTAGCCCAGGCCCAGGCAATACCTTGCTGGCCACCGCAGGCGGACGCCACGGCGTGGCCGGCGCGCTCTCGTTCTGGATCGGGTTCGAGGCGGCCAACCTGCTGTTGTGCGCGGTTTATGGGCTGGGGCTGGGACGAATCCTGCACGGCATCCCGGCGCTGGAATCCCTCCTGAAATGTGCCGGGATTGCATACCTGCTGTATCTGGCCTGGGGGTTCTTCCGCTCCGCCGCGACATCAGGTCCAGCCGCCGAGGCAGTTGCGCAGCGCCTGCGGGCGCGCGACGGATTCTTGTCGGTCCTGCTCAATCCGAAGATTCATTCGATGATCCTGGTCATGTTCGCGCAATTCCTTGACCCCGGCGCCAGCCTGCTTGGTCAAGCCCTACAGCTCACGGCCGGCTTCCTGGCGGTCTGCGTGGTGTGTCATTTTCCGTGGATCTACGGCGGCCAACTGGTACTCCGGCGTTTCCAGTCGGCGCGCGCCACGCGCATCCAAGGTGTGCTGTTCGGCTTGTGCATGTTGCTCGTCGCGGGCTATGTAGCCCAAGCATGA
- a CDS encoding ATPase, protein MHDKSHVSLEQHVCLVCGVRFDTGAILLDKRLRASLEHHTTTGWGLCPEHERLFKEGYVALVECDPQRSGSPSGNLRPEQAYRTGKLAHLRREVFGRVFNVPIADKQPCVFVEPGVLDHLQAMVAPASD, encoded by the coding sequence ATGCACGACAAATCCCACGTCTCGCTCGAACAGCACGTATGCCTGGTGTGCGGCGTCAGATTCGACACTGGCGCCATCCTGCTCGACAAGCGCCTGCGCGCGAGCCTGGAACACCATACGACGACTGGCTGGGGGCTGTGCCCCGAGCACGAGCGGCTGTTCAAGGAGGGTTACGTCGCCCTAGTCGAATGCGACCCGCAGCGCAGCGGTTCACCCTCGGGCAACCTGAGACCCGAGCAGGCGTATCGCACGGGCAAGCTGGCCCATCTGCGGCGCGAGGTGTTCGGCAGGGTGTTCAACGTGCCTATCGCGGACAAGCAGCCTTGCGTCTTTGTCGAACCGGGCGTGCTCGATCATTTGCAAGCGATGGTCGCGCCGGCGTCGGATTGA
- a CDS encoding OmpA family protein encodes MQARTRVWALAVAGALMLAVAQPGRAADIKGSKDHPMLTRFAGAQINAYSVQDYDEAQMPNQAIADDKHVQVLELEGKVTRIGYRLDGAKSPLEVYRNYQAALKDGGFETVFTCKNDEQCGQDFQRYVLNSDKVRISGTGDAVFGGNYYAVLAKKAAAPGDVYVFLDIMHDDSNHFTAVYQQVVETKSMQQGQVKVLDADAMRKALELSGKVAIYGVYFDTDKAEIKSESKAALDQMGKLLKDNPALKVYVVGHTDNQGTLAHNKTLSQQRADAVVKALTGEYHIDGKRLEAYGVASLAPVASNDDEQGRGQNRRVELVKE; translated from the coding sequence ATGCAGGCAAGGACAAGGGTGTGGGCGCTGGCCGTGGCCGGCGCGCTGATGCTGGCGGTCGCGCAGCCGGGACGGGCGGCGGACATCAAGGGTTCCAAGGACCATCCCATGCTGACGCGCTTCGCCGGGGCGCAGATCAATGCCTACAGCGTGCAGGACTACGACGAGGCGCAGATGCCCAACCAGGCCATCGCCGACGACAAGCACGTCCAGGTCCTGGAACTGGAAGGGAAGGTGACGCGCATCGGCTATCGCCTGGACGGCGCCAAGTCCCCCCTGGAGGTGTATCGCAACTACCAGGCCGCGCTGAAGGACGGCGGGTTCGAGACGGTGTTCACCTGCAAGAACGACGAACAGTGCGGCCAAGATTTCCAGCGCTATGTCCTGAACAGCGACAAGGTGCGCATCAGCGGCACGGGCGACGCCGTGTTCGGCGGCAACTATTACGCCGTCCTGGCCAAGAAGGCCGCGGCGCCGGGCGACGTCTACGTCTTCCTGGACATCATGCATGACGATTCCAACCATTTCACGGCGGTCTACCAGCAGGTGGTCGAGACCAAGTCCATGCAGCAGGGGCAGGTGAAGGTGCTCGACGCCGACGCCATGCGCAAGGCCCTGGAGCTATCCGGCAAGGTCGCCATCTACGGGGTCTATTTCGACACCGACAAGGCCGAGATCAAGAGCGAGTCCAAGGCCGCCCTGGACCAGATGGGCAAGCTGCTGAAGGACAATCCCGCGCTGAAGGTCTATGTGGTCGGCCACACCGACAACCAGGGCACGCTGGCGCACAACAAGACCCTGTCGCAGCAGCGCGCCGACGCCGTGGTCAAGGCGCTGACCGGCGAATACCACATCGACGGCAAGCGCCTGGAGGCCTATGGCGTGGCGTCGCTGGCGCCGGTCGCCAGCAATGACGACGAGCAGGGGCGCGGCCAGAACCGCCGGGTGGAGTTGGTGAAGGAGTGA
- a CDS encoding phosphodiesterase translates to MTTDPGASVARALPGANPAPTTIFVQITDTHIREPGRLAYGRLDTAPYLRAAVAAIGALPQAPQAVVMTGDLSDFGRAEEYAHLAALIAPLTVPVYLIPGNHDTRAGLRQAFPRHDYLGVDGPIRYAVDIGGLRLLALDTSVPGKSHGELDDGQLRWLDEELARCAGRPAVIAMHHPPFATLIGHMDKIGLLAGAEALERIVARHAHVERIICGHVHRPIERRFGGTIASVCPSPAHQVCLDLQPDAASAWILEPPAFRVHALDPAGHLVSHLAPIGRFDGPHPFHENGKLID, encoded by the coding sequence ATGACGACGGACCCCGGCGCGAGCGTCGCGCGGGCGCTCCCGGGCGCGAATCCCGCGCCCACGACGATATTCGTGCAGATCACCGATACGCACATCCGCGAGCCCGGCCGCCTGGCCTATGGCCGGCTGGATACCGCGCCTTATCTGCGCGCCGCGGTCGCGGCCATCGGCGCCTTGCCCCAGGCGCCGCAAGCGGTGGTGATGACCGGCGACCTGAGCGACTTCGGCCGCGCCGAGGAGTACGCGCACCTGGCGGCGTTGATCGCGCCGCTGACCGTGCCGGTCTACCTGATCCCGGGCAACCACGACACGCGCGCGGGACTGCGCCAGGCCTTTCCGCGCCACGATTACCTGGGCGTGGACGGGCCCATCCGCTACGCGGTCGATATCGGCGGGCTGCGCCTGCTGGCCCTGGACACCAGCGTGCCCGGGAAAAGCCACGGCGAGCTGGACGACGGGCAGTTGCGTTGGCTGGACGAGGAACTGGCGCGCTGCGCGGGCCGGCCGGCCGTCATCGCGATGCACCATCCGCCCTTCGCGACCTTGATCGGGCATATGGACAAGATCGGCCTGCTCGCGGGGGCGGAGGCGCTGGAACGTATCGTCGCGCGGCATGCCCACGTCGAACGCATCATCTGCGGCCACGTCCACCGGCCCATCGAGCGCCGCTTCGGCGGCACCATCGCCAGCGTCTGTCCCTCGCCGGCGCATCAGGTCTGCCTCGATTTGCAACCCGACGCGGCGTCGGCGTGGATATTGGAGCCGCCGGCCTTTCGCGTCCACGCCCTGGACCCGGCCGGGCACCTGGTCAGCCACCTCGCGCCCATCGGCCGCTTCGACGGCCCGCATCCGTTCCATGAGAACGGCAAGCTGATCGACTGA
- a CDS encoding MFS transporter: MSFEGFDAPEVKRFQRKVTLLSAGGTFLDGFDLTIIAVALPMLIKQWGLDGGTQSLLVSSAIIGSFIGAAWLGRLTDRFGRKAMYVIDLLAFVVFAAATAAAQSAWQLIAFRFLLGVGIGADYPISATLVAEFSSRHHRGRHGTFLAAMWFVGAFAAYLVGLACLPLGENAWRVMFLVGAVFALIVFFFRITLPESPRWLMSRGRVDEAQAIMRQVTGQDVVMANPQGESVGLKQLFAPALKRRTIFVFGFWFCYATAYYGIAMYTPTLIAPFARGSHAATIVGSGIVALLGLIGAFIGMQLVDHWGRRPLLITSFSGLTVALIVLALNAHPGFVFLVVLFSCAVLFANAGGGILNFVYPTELFPTDIRAGATGLATAVSRIGSILGVLVFPNFIAWWGNAAALWFFALIGFLGLAVTVWLAPETRGAKLEDIEAGRL; this comes from the coding sequence ATGAGTTTCGAAGGTTTCGACGCCCCGGAAGTAAAACGTTTTCAGCGCAAGGTGACGCTGCTATCCGCCGGGGGGACATTCCTGGACGGTTTCGACCTGACCATCATCGCGGTCGCCCTGCCCATGTTGATCAAGCAGTGGGGCCTGGACGGCGGCACCCAGAGCCTGCTCGTTTCCTCGGCCATCATCGGTTCCTTCATCGGCGCGGCCTGGCTGGGCCGGCTGACCGACCGCTTCGGGCGCAAGGCCATGTACGTGATCGACCTGCTGGCCTTCGTGGTCTTCGCCGCGGCCACGGCCGCCGCGCAGAGCGCCTGGCAACTGATCGCGTTCCGTTTCCTGCTGGGCGTGGGCATCGGCGCCGATTATCCGATTTCCGCCACGCTGGTCGCCGAATTCAGCTCCCGCCATCATCGTGGCCGGCACGGCACCTTCCTCGCGGCGATGTGGTTCGTCGGCGCCTTCGCGGCCTATCTGGTCGGCCTGGCCTGCCTGCCCTTGGGAGAGAACGCCTGGCGCGTCATGTTCCTGGTCGGCGCGGTGTTCGCGCTCATCGTGTTCTTCTTTCGTATCACGCTGCCGGAGTCGCCCCGTTGGCTGATGTCGAGAGGGCGGGTGGACGAGGCGCAGGCCATCATGCGTCAGGTCACGGGGCAGGACGTGGTCATGGCCAATCCGCAAGGGGAATCGGTCGGGCTGAAGCAGTTGTTCGCCCCCGCCCTGAAGCGGCGCACCATTTTCGTGTTCGGCTTCTGGTTCTGCTACGCGACCGCCTATTACGGCATCGCCATGTACACGCCCACGCTGATCGCGCCCTTCGCGCGCGGTTCGCACGCCGCGACCATCGTGGGGTCGGGCATCGTGGCCCTGCTGGGCTTGATCGGCGCCTTCATCGGCATGCAACTGGTCGATCACTGGGGCCGCCGGCCGCTGTTGATCACGTCTTTCAGCGGCCTGACGGTGGCGCTGATCGTGCTGGCCTTGAACGCCCACCCCGGATTCGTGTTCCTGGTCGTGTTGTTCAGTTGCGCGGTGCTGTTCGCCAATGCCGGCGGCGGGATCTTGAATTTCGTCTATCCGACCGAACTGTTTCCCACGGACATCCGCGCCGGCGCGACGGGCCTGGCCACCGCGGTAAGCCGCATCGGATCCATCCTGGGCGTGCTGGTGTTCCCGAATTTCATCGCCTGGTGGGGCAACGCGGCGGCGCTGTGGTTCTTCGCGCTGATCGGCTTCCTGGGCCTGGCGGTGACAGTATGGCTGGCGCCGGAAACGCGCGGCGCGAAGCTCGAGGACATCGAGGCGGGGAGGCTGTGA
- a CDS encoding OmpA/MotB family protein: protein MATTHTRASWIDIAARNKAEVERRQRERSKTVRRNRYERWHVPETLDREPDNWLMTYLDLITLLLALFVVMLALTRLGPGMAVKPPEVAAGVSLAKLPAPPVEEWEKNLPVIPAAWATLPDPAPPVPPTTAPADPLEPAKAEPVKMPTAEELGLKDLGKSVNVTINRQSVSFRISNELLFTSGQATLSPEGVPLIKKLADVINRSKYPVSVEGHSDNIPILTRQFASNWDLSTSRATSVLRELVRDDVDPKRLRAIGYADTKPLETNDTAAGRAANRRVELIMRIDPKAPEDAAP, encoded by the coding sequence ATGGCTACTACCCATACCCGGGCGTCCTGGATCGACATTGCCGCCCGCAACAAGGCGGAAGTCGAACGCCGGCAGCGTGAACGCTCCAAGACCGTGCGCCGCAATCGCTATGAGCGGTGGCACGTGCCGGAGACGCTGGACCGGGAGCCTGACAACTGGCTGATGACCTACCTGGATCTCATCACGCTGCTGCTGGCGCTGTTCGTCGTCATGCTGGCCCTGACGCGGCTGGGGCCGGGCATGGCCGTCAAGCCGCCCGAAGTGGCCGCCGGCGTCAGCCTGGCCAAGCTGCCGGCGCCGCCCGTCGAGGAATGGGAGAAGAACCTGCCGGTGATTCCGGCCGCATGGGCGACGCTGCCCGATCCCGCGCCGCCCGTCCCGCCCACGACCGCGCCGGCCGATCCGCTGGAGCCCGCCAAGGCCGAGCCGGTGAAGATGCCCACCGCGGAAGAACTGGGGCTGAAGGACCTGGGCAAGTCGGTCAACGTGACCATCAACCGCCAGTCGGTCAGTTTCCGCATCAGCAACGAACTGCTGTTCACCTCGGGCCAGGCGACCCTGAGCCCGGAAGGCGTGCCCTTGATCAAGAAGCTGGCCGACGTGATCAACCGCAGCAAGTATCCGGTTTCCGTGGAAGGGCACAGCGACAACATTCCCATCCTGACGCGCCAGTTCGCGTCGAACTGGGACCTGTCCACCAGCCGCGCCACCTCCGTGCTGCGCGAGCTGGTGCGGGATGACGTCGACCCCAAGCGCCTGCGCGCCATCGGCTACGCGGACACCAAGCCGCTGGAAACCAACGATACGGCGGCCGGCCGCGCGGCGAACCGCCGGGTGGAGCTGATCATGCGCATCGACCCGAAGGCGCCGGAAGACGCGGCGCCTTAG
- a CDS encoding motility protein A: protein MNSSTLIGIGVALAMLAAAIFGSAPSAVAFINLPGLGIVLGGTIAALFIGYPISEIRRIPQLLRTVFRNENVDSQRDIDELVTLAHSWAGADVHNVERELQKVSNPFLRTGVQLIIDNTPEEQIVELLQWRIARMRAREQAEAQMFRTMASFAPAFGMLATLIGLVNLMTVLGSQGMDVIGKQMGIALIATFYGILLANLVCKPIAIKLERRTEQRLILMNMVLQGISMMCERRGPAMVRETLNSFMQHVEDEIREQPASRAGKNATGTRAAPSVSAAGTAPRGAASSAGAARTGAAMPASAAATFDAALRNRASSRS from the coding sequence ATGAATTCCTCGACCCTGATCGGCATCGGTGTTGCGCTCGCAATGCTGGCTGCCGCGATTTTCGGCTCGGCGCCCAGCGCCGTCGCCTTCATCAACCTGCCCGGCCTGGGCATCGTGCTGGGCGGCACCATCGCCGCGCTGTTCATCGGTTATCCGATCAGCGAGATCCGCCGCATTCCCCAGTTGCTGCGCACGGTCTTCCGCAACGAGAACGTCGATTCGCAGCGCGACATCGACGAGCTGGTGACCCTCGCCCATAGCTGGGCCGGCGCCGACGTGCACAACGTCGAACGCGAACTGCAGAAGGTCAGCAACCCCTTCCTGCGCACCGGCGTCCAGTTGATCATCGACAACACGCCGGAAGAACAGATCGTCGAACTGCTGCAATGGCGCATCGCCCGCATGCGGGCGCGCGAGCAGGCCGAGGCGCAGATGTTCCGCACCATGGCCAGCTTCGCGCCGGCCTTCGGCATGCTGGCCACGCTGATCGGGCTGGTCAACCTGATGACCGTGCTGGGTTCGCAGGGCATGGACGTCATCGGCAAGCAGATGGGCATCGCGCTGATCGCCACGTTCTACGGCATCCTGCTGGCCAACCTGGTCTGCAAGCCCATCGCCATCAAGCTGGAGCGCCGCACCGAGCAGCGCCTGATATTGATGAACATGGTGCTGCAAGGCATTTCCATGATGTGCGAGCGCCGCGGTCCGGCGATGGTGCGCGAGACGCTGAATTCCTTCATGCAGCACGTCGAGGATGAAATCCGCGAGCAGCCGGCGAGCCGTGCCGGCAAGAACGCCACGGGCACGCGCGCGGCGCCCTCCGTCTCCGCGGCGGGGACCGCGCCGCGTGGCGCTGCTTCTTCCGCCGGCGCAGCGCGCACCGGCGCGGCCATGCCCGCGAGCGCCGCCGCCACCTTCGATGCCGCGCTGCGCAATCGCGCTTCGTCGCGCTCCTGA
- the pstB gene encoding phosphate ABC transporter ATP-binding protein PstB, with product MEKNATLASKIEVKNLNFYYGKFHAIRNVNMSIREKKVTAFIGPSGCGKSTLLRTFNRMFELYPGQRAEGEILIDGENLLTTKTDISLIRAKVGMVFQKPTPFPMSIYDNIAFGVRLFEKLSKGEMDERVEWALSKAALWNEVKDKIHQSGSSLSGGQQQRLCIARGVAIRPEVLLLDEPCSALDPISTAKVEELIAELKNEYTVVIVTHNMQQAARCSDYTAYMYLGELMEFGETDQIFVKPKRKETEDYITGRFG from the coding sequence ATGGAAAAGAACGCTACCCTGGCCTCGAAGATCGAGGTGAAGAACCTGAATTTCTACTACGGCAAGTTCCACGCGATCCGCAACGTGAATATGTCGATCCGCGAGAAGAAGGTCACCGCCTTCATCGGCCCCTCGGGCTGCGGCAAGTCGACGCTGCTGCGCACCTTCAACCGCATGTTCGAGCTGTATCCGGGCCAGCGCGCCGAAGGCGAAATCCTCATCGACGGCGAGAACCTGCTGACCACCAAGACGGACATCTCGCTGATCCGCGCCAAGGTCGGCATGGTGTTCCAGAAGCCGACGCCGTTCCCCATGAGCATCTACGATAACATCGCCTTCGGCGTGCGCCTGTTCGAAAAGCTCAGCAAGGGCGAGATGGACGAGCGGGTGGAATGGGCGCTGAGCAAGGCGGCGCTGTGGAACGAGGTCAAGGACAAGATCCACCAGAGCGGCAGCAGCCTGTCGGGCGGCCAGCAGCAGCGTCTTTGCATCGCGCGCGGCGTGGCGATCAGGCCGGAAGTCCTGCTGCTGGACGAACCGTGCTCGGCGCTGGATCCCATTTCCACCGCCAAGGTCGAAGAGCTGATCGCCGAACTGAAGAACGAGTACACCGTGGTCATCGTGACGCACAACATGCAGCAGGCGGCGCGTTGCTCGGACTACACGGCCTATATGTACCTGGGCGAACTGATGGAATTCGGCGAAACCGACCAGATCTTCGTCAAGCCCAAGCGCAAGGAAACGGAAGACTACATCACCGGCCGCTTCGGCTGA
- the pstA gene encoding phosphate ABC transporter permease PstA, translated as MATSVLNMQNPIYRRRNLVNKVMLTLSMAALVFGLFWLFWIIVTLLAKGGSALSYTLFTQITPPPGQAGGLMNAITGSLLMVGVGTLIGTPVGVLAGTYLAEYGQRGWLAPATRFLNDVLLSAPSIIIGLFIYAVYVAQAGHYSGWAGSVALAILVVPVVVRTTDNMLLLVPNGLREATAALGCPKWRMVTMICYRAARSGIMTGVLLAIARISGETAPLLFTALSNQFMSLNMNAPMSNLPVVIYQYAASPFKEWNNLAWAGATLITLVVLAINIIARNMFRKH; from the coding sequence ATGGCTACCTCCGTACTCAATATGCAGAATCCGATCTACCGACGCCGCAACCTGGTGAACAAGGTCATGCTGACCTTGTCCATGGCGGCGCTGGTGTTCGGCTTGTTCTGGCTGTTCTGGATCATCGTCACCCTGCTCGCCAAGGGCGGCAGCGCCTTGTCCTACACCTTGTTCACGCAGATCACGCCGCCGCCGGGACAGGCGGGCGGCCTGATGAACGCCATCACCGGCAGCTTGCTGATGGTGGGCGTGGGCACGCTGATCGGCACCCCCGTCGGCGTGCTGGCCGGCACCTACCTGGCCGAATACGGCCAGCGCGGCTGGCTGGCGCCGGCCACGCGCTTCCTCAACGACGTGCTGCTGTCGGCCCCGTCCATCATCATCGGTTTGTTCATCTACGCGGTGTACGTGGCGCAGGCCGGCCATTATTCGGGTTGGGCCGGTTCGGTCGCGCTGGCCATCCTGGTGGTGCCGGTGGTCGTGCGCACCACCGACAACATGCTGCTGCTGGTGCCCAACGGGTTGCGCGAGGCGACGGCCGCGCTGGGCTGCCCCAAGTGGCGCATGGTCACCATGATCTGCTACCGCGCGGCCCGCTCGGGCATCATGACCGGCGTGCTGCTGGCCATCGCCCGGATCTCCGGCGAAACCGCGCCGCTGCTGTTCACGGCGCTGTCCAACCAGTTCATGTCGCTGAACATGAATGCGCCGATGTCCAACCTGCCGGTGGTGATCTACCAATACGCCGCCAGTCCGTTCAAGGAATGGAACAACCTGGCCTGGGCCGGGGCGACGCTGATCACGCTGGTGGTGCTGGCCATCAACATCATCGCGCGCAACATGTTCCGCAAGCACTGA
- the pstC gene encoding phosphate ABC transporter permease subunit PstC, protein MSAVMDNNVPVSSAEPGITAQGTPSPMKQNSNALMDALFKNLTRLFAFLVFSLLAAILISLIYGSRESLAKYGLSFLWTNDWDPVQQSYGAVVPILGTLATSAIALIIAVPVSFGIAIFLTELSPRWLRRPLGTAVEMLAAIPSIIYGMWGLFVFVPVFQQYVQPGLIEVLSNIPLIGGMFAGPPFGIGIFTAGLILSIMITPFITAVMRDVFELVPPMLKESAYGLGSTTWEVMWKVVLPFTKNGVIGGVMLGLGRALGETMAVTFVIGNSFNWTGSLFSPGNSIASSLANEFNEAAGLQKSALLNLGLVLFIITTIVLALSKMLLLRLSQSEGKKS, encoded by the coding sequence ATGAGCGCGGTAATGGATAATAATGTGCCGGTCTCATCCGCCGAGCCGGGCATCACGGCCCAAGGCACACCATCCCCCATGAAGCAAAACTCAAACGCGCTGATGGATGCGCTGTTCAAGAATCTCACGCGTTTATTCGCTTTCCTCGTATTCAGCCTGCTGGCGGCGATCCTCATCTCGCTGATCTACGGCAGCCGCGAATCGCTGGCCAAGTACGGCCTGTCCTTCCTGTGGACCAACGATTGGGATCCGGTCCAGCAAAGCTACGGCGCCGTCGTCCCGATCCTTGGCACGCTCGCCACCTCGGCGATCGCGCTGATTATCGCCGTGCCGGTGTCCTTCGGCATCGCCATCTTCCTGACCGAGCTGTCGCCGCGCTGGCTGCGCCGCCCCCTGGGCACCGCGGTGGAGATGCTGGCGGCGATTCCGTCCATCATCTACGGCATGTGGGGCCTGTTCGTCTTCGTGCCGGTCTTCCAGCAATACGTCCAGCCCGGCCTGATCGAGGTATTGAGCAACATTCCGCTCATCGGCGGCATGTTCGCCGGCCCGCCGTTCGGCATCGGCATCTTCACCGCCGGCCTGATCCTGTCCATCATGATCACGCCCTTCATCACGGCGGTGATGCGCGACGTCTTCGAGCTGGTGCCGCCCATGCTCAAGGAATCGGCCTACGGCCTGGGCAGCACGACCTGGGAAGTCATGTGGAAAGTGGTGCTGCCGTTCACCAAGAACGGCGTCATCGGCGGCGTCATGCTGGGCCTGGGCCGCGCCCTGGGCGAGACCATGGCGGTGACCTTCGTCATCGGCAATTCCTTCAACTGGACCGGCTCGCTGTTCTCGCCGGGCAACTCGATCGCCTCGTCGCTGGCGAACGAGTTCAACGAGGCCGCCGGCTTGCAGAAATCGGCGCTGCTGAACCTGGGCCTGGTGCTGTTCATCATCACCACCATCGTCCTGGCGCTGTCCAAGATGCTGCTGCTGCGCCTGTCGCAGAGCGAAGGCAAGAAGAGCTGA
- the pstS gene encoding phosphate ABC transporter substrate-binding protein PstS → MRVFKQISVGFALSAAVFAVQAADVTGAGASFPYPVYAKWASDYKAATNNAVNYQSIGSGGGQQQIIAKTVDFGASDDPMSGADLDKNGLLQFPAVIGGTVAVVNIDGVPAGTLKLSGQVLADIFQGKIKKWDDPAIKSLNGDVKLPSADIIVVHRSDGSGTTFGWTNYLSKVSASWKSSVGEGKSVKWPVGQGGKGNEGVAAYVGQLKNSIGYVEYAYAKQNKLAWTQLENKDGKFVQPEQKAFAAAAANADWKSAPGMGVVLTNEPGATSWPVTSATFILVHKVQDKPAQGKAVLSFFDWAFKDGQKAAEALDYVPLPDAVTTEIRASWKEIKSADGKAVWQ, encoded by the coding sequence ATGCGTGTCTTCAAGCAAATTTCCGTTGGCTTCGCGCTGAGCGCCGCCGTTTTCGCCGTTCAGGCCGCCGACGTGACCGGCGCTGGTGCGTCGTTCCCCTATCCCGTTTATGCCAAGTGGGCTTCGGACTACAAGGCCGCCACCAACAACGCCGTGAACTACCAGTCGATCGGCTCGGGCGGCGGCCAGCAGCAGATCATCGCCAAGACCGTCGATTTCGGCGCCTCGGACGATCCCATGAGCGGCGCCGACCTGGACAAGAACGGCCTGCTGCAATTCCCCGCCGTGATCGGCGGCACGGTCGCCGTGGTGAACATCGACGGCGTGCCGGCCGGCACGCTGAAGCTGTCGGGCCAGGTGCTGGCCGACATCTTCCAGGGCAAGATCAAGAAGTGGGACGATCCCGCGATCAAGAGCCTGAACGGCGACGTCAAGCTGCCGTCGGCCGACATCATCGTCGTGCACCGTTCGGACGGCTCGGGCACCACCTTCGGCTGGACCAACTACCTGTCCAAGGTTTCCGCCTCGTGGAAGTCGTCCGTGGGCGAAGGCAAGTCGGTCAAGTGGCCCGTGGGCCAGGGCGGCAAGGGCAACGAAGGCGTCGCCGCCTACGTCGGCCAGTTGAAGAACTCGATCGGCTACGTCGAATACGCCTACGCCAAGCAGAACAAGCTGGCCTGGACGCAGCTCGAGAACAAGGACGGCAAGTTCGTTCAGCCCGAGCAGAAGGCTTTCGCCGCGGCCGCCGCCAACGCCGACTGGAAGAGCGCGCCCGGCATGGGCGTGGTGCTGACCAACGAACCGGGCGCCACTTCGTGGCCCGTGACGTCGGCCACCTTCATCCTGGTGCACAAGGTGCAGGACAAGCCGGCGCAAGGCAAGGCCGTCCTGTCGTTCTTCGACTGGGCCTTCAAGGATGGCCAGAAGGCGGCCGAGGCGCTGGACTACGTGCCGCTGCCCGACGCCGTGACCACCGAAATCCGCGCCTCCTGGAAGGAAATCAAGAGCGCCGACGGCAAGGCCGTCTGGCAGTAA